The Micromonospora krabiensis genome window below encodes:
- a CDS encoding AAA domain-containing protein, which produces MAGLELPPAVEAERVIAAVLADVRSGDHRGVVVDSPPGAGKSTLVVRAAVELAAADEPLIIVAQTNEQVDDLIDRLARKAPELAIGRLSAADYQPSERVRGHATVRVAAKVADLRGAAVLVGTAAKWATVTEGSWPWAIVDEAYQMRSDALLRVAGRFERALFVGDPGQLDPFSTVDTARWTGLAWDPMQSAVAVLLRHNPELPVHRLPVSWRLPASAAPLVAAAFYPFTGFRAGTGPTERALTLTTPGGGDAADDALEMAARTGWALYALPERQTLRTDVEAAAACATLATRLVQRGAVAASEQAPNGAPVTADRIAIGAAHRDQVAAIRAQLGAAGAGITVDTANRLQGREYDVTIVLHPLSGRRDATAFHLESGRLCVLASRHRHACVVVARDGIDELLDAHPSTEPVHLDVPVKFPDGWEANQSTMTHLRAHRVTGG; this is translated from the coding sequence CTGGCTGGGCTGGAGTTGCCGCCCGCGGTCGAGGCCGAACGGGTCATCGCCGCCGTGCTCGCCGACGTGCGGTCCGGCGACCATCGCGGTGTCGTCGTCGACTCGCCCCCCGGCGCCGGCAAGTCGACCCTGGTCGTCCGCGCCGCCGTCGAACTGGCCGCCGCCGACGAGCCGCTCATCATCGTCGCGCAGACCAACGAGCAGGTCGACGACCTCATCGACCGCCTCGCCCGCAAGGCACCCGAGCTGGCCATCGGCCGGCTCTCCGCCGCCGACTACCAGCCGTCCGAGCGGGTCCGGGGCCACGCCACGGTCCGGGTCGCCGCGAAGGTCGCCGACCTTCGCGGCGCGGCTGTCCTCGTCGGCACGGCCGCGAAGTGGGCCACGGTGACCGAGGGCTCCTGGCCGTGGGCGATCGTGGACGAGGCGTACCAGATGCGCTCCGACGCCCTGCTGCGCGTGGCCGGCAGATTCGAACGGGCCCTGTTCGTCGGCGACCCGGGGCAGCTCGACCCGTTCTCCACCGTCGACACGGCACGCTGGACGGGCCTGGCGTGGGATCCGATGCAGTCGGCCGTGGCGGTGCTGCTGCGGCACAACCCCGAGCTTCCCGTCCACCGGTTGCCGGTGTCGTGGCGGCTGCCCGCGTCGGCCGCGCCGCTGGTCGCGGCGGCCTTCTACCCGTTCACCGGCTTCCGGGCGGGCACCGGGCCGACCGAGCGGGCGCTGACGCTGACCACTCCGGGCGGGGGCGACGCGGCCGACGACGCGCTGGAGATGGCGGCGCGCACCGGTTGGGCCCTCTACGCGCTGCCGGAGCGCCAGACCCTGCGCACCGACGTGGAGGCCGCCGCGGCCTGCGCGACGCTCGCGACTCGGCTGGTGCAGCGCGGCGCGGTCGCCGCCTCCGAGCAGGCGCCGAACGGCGCGCCGGTGACCGCGGACCGCATCGCGATCGGCGCCGCGCACCGCGACCAGGTCGCGGCCATCCGCGCGCAGCTCGGCGCGGCCGGAGCCGGTATCACCGTCGACACCGCCAACCGGCTCCAGGGCCGCGAGTACGACGTGACGATCGTCCTGCACCCGCTCTCCGGGCGGCGGGACGCGACGGCGTTCCACCTGGAGTCGGGGCGGCTGTGCGTGCTGGCGTCCCGCCACCGCCACGCCTGCGTGGTGGTGGCGCGCGACGGCATCGACGAGCTGCTCGACGCCCACCCGTCCACCGAGCCGGTGCACCTCGACGTGCCGGTGAAGTTCCCCGACGGCTGGGAGGCCAACCAGTCGACGATGACGCACCTGCGGGCACATCGCGTCACGGGCGGCTGA
- a CDS encoding TioE family transcriptional regulator → MDLAREHGISTQAVRNYERDGVLPAAARTSSGYRTYTDLHAAALRAYLALVPAYGYGVAAEIMRAATRGEVDAALRAVDHGHVQLLSDRETLDAVETTIGVLTTAPPRDRPDRPLTVGALAHRLAVTPATLRKWERAGVLTPARDRVSRQRLYGPDDVRDAELAHLLRRGGYLLDHIATVMAQVRAAQGPGPLAESLDAWRQRLAARGRAMLTAGGHLAAYLTATGR, encoded by the coding sequence GTGGACCTCGCCCGCGAGCACGGCATCTCCACCCAGGCCGTCCGCAACTACGAGCGCGACGGCGTCCTGCCGGCCGCCGCCCGCACCTCCAGCGGCTACCGCACCTACACGGACCTGCACGCCGCGGCGCTGCGCGCGTACCTGGCGCTCGTCCCCGCGTACGGCTACGGGGTGGCCGCCGAGATCATGCGGGCGGCGACCCGCGGCGAGGTCGACGCCGCGCTGCGTGCCGTCGACCACGGGCACGTGCAACTGCTAAGCGACCGGGAGACCCTCGACGCCGTCGAGACGACGATCGGCGTGCTCACCACGGCGCCGCCCCGAGACCGACCCGACCGGCCGCTGACCGTCGGCGCCCTCGCCCACCGGCTCGCCGTGACGCCCGCGACGCTGCGCAAGTGGGAACGGGCCGGCGTGCTCACCCCCGCCCGCGACCGGGTGAGCCGGCAACGCCTCTACGGCCCGGACGACGTACGCGACGCCGAACTGGCCCACCTGCTGCGTCGGGGCGGCTACCTGCTCGACCACATCGCGACCGTCATGGCGCAGGTCCGCGCCGCGCAAGGTCCCGGGCCACTGGCCGAGTCTCTCGACGCGTGGCGGCAGCGGCTCGCCGCCCGCGGTCGCGCGATGCTCACGGCCGGCGGTCACCTCGCCGCCTACCTGACGGCAACCGGCCGCTGA
- a CDS encoding DUF6194 family protein — translation MAFDTAPPPPTADDFAERIRALPDVAVVVADEASGAPEVAWGWRFFYVGPDRRLPFATLGESDMTGYDEESRLHRPGVFRLNLDLGRREFERVVGYPPARFADHRASIDFAVLDELLPNPLYGSAGWASVLNPGPRSLAEVERLIAYAHRRARHRRGSARDRSAP, via the coding sequence ATGGCTTTCGACACCGCACCCCCGCCACCGACCGCCGACGACTTCGCCGAGCGAATCCGCGCGCTGCCCGACGTCGCCGTGGTGGTGGCCGACGAGGCGTCCGGGGCCCCCGAGGTGGCGTGGGGCTGGCGGTTCTTCTACGTCGGTCCAGACCGCCGGCTGCCGTTCGCCACCCTCGGCGAGAGCGACATGACCGGCTACGACGAGGAGTCCCGGCTGCACCGGCCGGGCGTCTTCCGGCTGAACCTGGACCTCGGGCGGCGCGAGTTCGAGCGCGTCGTCGGCTACCCGCCGGCACGGTTCGCGGACCACCGCGCCTCGATCGACTTCGCGGTGCTCGACGAACTGCTGCCCAACCCGCTCTACGGCTCGGCGGGTTGGGCGTCGGTGCTCAACCCGGGTCCGCGCAGCCTCGCCGAGGTCGAGCGGCTCATCGCGTACGCGCACCGCAGGGCCCGCCACCGACGTGGGTCGGCCCGCGACCGGTCGGCCCCCTGA
- a CDS encoding low temperature requirement protein A, giving the protein MLRPREDHPRISFLELLFDLGLIVALSRLSLRLLDDFSLVNALQTLVLLAAVWWVWTVTAYTTDWYDPEQGLVQLIVVGVLLSGYLMAMASVRAFEGLDGLAFAGAYVGLHLFRGLLLVTALRGHELRVRPLRVLIWFSATGLLWLGGAFLPAPARLAVWAVAITLDYLAGLFGYWVPKLGRIAARELRIIGEHISERYRQMFIVALGEILLVGALKFTAGGFVSTAGAGLLLLFANAVAMWRIYVAYGAEDLAVGLERSTNPGRQALVVAYTHLIMVAGVVLTAAGGETIVVGATNETTREELALMVAGPVVFLAGRTLYAFELFRTTLWRLPAGALVLVAAAPLLQRLPPIGVGAVASTVLLALAIVPRLGPRHF; this is encoded by the coding sequence GTGCTGCGGCCTCGCGAGGACCACCCGCGGATCTCCTTCCTGGAGCTCCTCTTCGACCTCGGGCTCATCGTCGCGCTGTCCCGGCTGTCCCTGCGCCTGCTCGACGACTTCAGCCTGGTGAACGCCCTGCAGACGCTGGTCCTGCTCGCCGCCGTCTGGTGGGTGTGGACCGTCACGGCGTACACGACGGACTGGTACGACCCGGAGCAGGGGTTGGTCCAGCTCATCGTCGTCGGCGTCCTGCTCAGCGGCTACCTCATGGCGATGGCGTCCGTGCGGGCGTTCGAGGGCCTGGACGGTCTCGCCTTCGCCGGGGCGTACGTCGGTCTGCACCTGTTCCGCGGCCTGCTCCTCGTGACCGCGTTACGCGGCCACGAGCTGCGCGTACGTCCGCTGCGGGTGCTCATCTGGTTCAGCGCGACCGGCCTGCTCTGGCTGGGCGGCGCGTTCCTGCCCGCCCCCGCCCGGCTGGCGGTCTGGGCGGTGGCGATCACGCTGGACTACCTGGCCGGGCTGTTCGGCTACTGGGTGCCGAAGCTCGGCCGCATCGCCGCCCGGGAGCTGCGGATCATCGGCGAGCACATCTCGGAGCGTTACCGGCAGATGTTCATCGTCGCGCTCGGTGAGATCCTGCTGGTCGGCGCGCTCAAGTTCACCGCGGGTGGCTTCGTCTCCACGGCGGGGGCCGGGCTGCTCCTGCTCTTCGCGAACGCGGTGGCCATGTGGCGCATCTACGTGGCGTACGGCGCCGAGGACCTCGCGGTCGGGCTGGAGCGGTCGACCAACCCCGGGCGCCAGGCCCTGGTCGTGGCGTACACACACCTGATCATGGTGGCGGGCGTCGTGCTGACCGCCGCGGGCGGCGAGACGATCGTCGTCGGGGCCACGAACGAGACGACGCGCGAGGAGCTGGCCCTCATGGTCGCGGGCCCGGTGGTCTTCCTGGCCGGACGAACCCTGTACGCCTTCGAGCTGTTCCGCACGACGCTGTGGCGGCTGCCGGCAGGCGCGTTGGTGCTGGTCGCCGCGGCACCGCTGCTGCAGCGGCTGCCGCCGATCGGCGTCGGTGCGGTCGCGAGCACGGTGCTCCTGGCCCTGGCCATCGTCCCCCGCCTGGGCCCCCGCCACTTCTGA
- a CDS encoding phosphodiester glycosidase family protein yields the protein MRSSHLVRPTLALLLAAGLSTLATPTGTAQAATGTATSASTTDSPITVISTEELAPGVTYGSFQVTTPRGVTVGYLLTADLRKNKVSLDLLHPDSIAQREVVSAMTNAQGAIAGVNGDFFNISETHAGVAPTGSASGPEIADGEELKFAVPNAQRFGPGLAPGTSTRDVFGVGVNGKARVDTLTLAGEVRSAKGTIPLGGLNQYALPVGGVGVFTSAWGTASRVRSTCGSDTSRNDPCSTHTYEVTVRDGVVTSVSPTPGAGAIPDDTQVLVGREGGADALDDLVVGDRVRVDEKLVSVGKPKLTFAVGGAPILRDGQPLAGLDTKTAAVRSAAGVSPDGTTVYLVALAGRAPASAGFTIAELADLMRAFGADAAVNLDGGGSTTVAVREPGQAAATARNNPSDGAERAVANGIGIFVGRH from the coding sequence ATGAGGTCATCCCACCTCGTGCGCCCGACTCTGGCGCTGCTGCTCGCCGCGGGGCTGAGCACCCTCGCGACGCCCACCGGCACCGCCCAGGCCGCCACCGGGACCGCGACGTCCGCGTCCACGACGGACTCCCCGATCACCGTCATCTCCACGGAGGAGCTGGCCCCAGGCGTCACGTACGGCTCGTTCCAGGTGACCACGCCGCGCGGCGTCACCGTCGGGTACCTGCTCACCGCCGACCTGCGGAAGAACAAGGTCTCCCTCGACCTGCTGCACCCCGACAGCATCGCCCAACGCGAGGTGGTCTCGGCCATGACGAACGCCCAGGGTGCGATCGCGGGCGTGAACGGCGACTTCTTCAACATCAGCGAGACCCACGCCGGGGTCGCCCCGACCGGCTCGGCGTCGGGCCCGGAGATCGCCGACGGCGAGGAGTTGAAGTTCGCCGTGCCGAACGCGCAGCGCTTCGGCCCAGGGCTGGCCCCCGGCACCTCGACCCGCGACGTGTTCGGTGTGGGCGTGAACGGCAAGGCACGCGTGGACACGCTGACCCTGGCCGGCGAGGTGCGCAGCGCCAAGGGCACGATCCCCCTCGGCGGCCTCAACCAGTACGCGCTGCCCGTCGGCGGCGTCGGTGTCTTCACCTCCGCGTGGGGCACCGCCTCCCGGGTCCGATCGACCTGCGGCAGCGACACGAGCCGCAACGACCCGTGCAGCACCCACACGTACGAGGTGACCGTCCGCGATGGCGTGGTGACCTCGGTCAGCCCGACGCCGGGCGCGGGCGCCATCCCCGACGACACCCAGGTGCTGGTGGGCCGCGAGGGCGGCGCCGACGCGCTCGACGACCTGGTCGTCGGCGACCGGGTCCGGGTGGACGAGAAGCTCGTCTCGGTCGGCAAGCCGAAGCTGACGTTCGCGGTCGGCGGCGCCCCGATCCTGCGGGACGGGCAGCCTCTCGCCGGCCTGGACACGAAGACCGCCGCCGTGCGCAGCGCGGCCGGTGTCAGCCCCGACGGGACGACCGTGTACCTCGTCGCGCTGGCCGGTCGCGCCCCCGCCAGCGCGGGCTTCACGATCGCCGAGCTGGCCGATCTGATGCGCGCGTTCGGTGCGGACGCGGCGGTGAACCTGGACGGCGGCGGCTCGACCACCGTCGCGGTGCGGGAGCCGGGCCAGGCGGCCGCCACCGCCCGCAACAACCCGTCCGACGGTGCGGAGCGCGCGGTCGCCAACGGCATCGGCATCTTCGTCGGCCGTCACTGA
- a CDS encoding GYD domain-containing protein, whose protein sequence is MFLLKSTYTIDGVKGLVKDGGTKRVEAVRKLVEAAGGRMESMYFGFGDHDTYVLCELADHRTAAGLAIAIRASGGVDTRVVPVLTGAEVDEAARQQAIYQPPGR, encoded by the coding sequence ATGTTCCTGCTCAAGTCGACCTACACGATCGATGGGGTCAAGGGGCTGGTCAAGGACGGCGGCACGAAACGGGTCGAGGCGGTCCGGAAGCTGGTGGAGGCCGCCGGCGGGCGGATGGAGTCGATGTACTTCGGGTTCGGCGACCACGACACGTACGTGCTGTGCGAGCTGGCGGACCATCGCACGGCGGCCGGGCTGGCCATCGCGATCCGGGCGTCCGGCGGTGTCGACACCCGGGTCGTGCCGGTGCTGACCGGTGCGGAGGTCGACGAGGCGGCCCGGCAGCAGGCCATTTACCAACCCCCGGGCCGATGA
- a CDS encoding DUF998 domain-containing protein: MTTTSTLLPAATPPAPRPDRTRALLLCGVVAGPLFVLTFLVDGTTRDDYDPLRHPVSSLALGDHGWTQTVNFLVCGLLTLLFAVGARRALRPGRASTWGPLLIGVWAVGLLVAGAFTTDPVSGYPPGTPDAPAAYTTSGLLHDGAALIAFPALTAAFFVLTRRFAGQRRRGWAIYSALTGLVFLAGFVLAGVGFAQSAGLVDLAGLYQRVAIVAGLLWLTLLAVHLRRQVSGAPPRR; this comes from the coding sequence ATGACCACGACCAGCACTCTCCTGCCCGCCGCCACCCCACCCGCCCCGCGACCCGACCGGACGAGGGCACTTCTGCTCTGCGGCGTCGTCGCCGGCCCGCTCTTCGTCCTGACGTTCCTCGTCGACGGCACCACCCGCGACGACTACGACCCGCTGCGGCACCCGGTCAGCTCGCTCGCCCTCGGCGACCACGGCTGGACGCAGACGGTCAACTTCCTCGTGTGCGGCCTGCTCACCCTGCTCTTCGCCGTCGGGGCACGACGGGCGCTGCGGCCGGGCCGGGCGTCGACCTGGGGACCGCTGCTCATCGGCGTCTGGGCGGTCGGCCTGCTCGTCGCCGGCGCCTTTACCACCGACCCGGTCAGCGGCTATCCACCCGGCACCCCGGACGCGCCCGCCGCGTACACCACCAGCGGCCTGCTGCACGACGGCGCCGCGCTGATCGCGTTCCCGGCGTTGACCGCCGCGTTCTTCGTCCTCACCCGCAGGTTCGCCGGGCAGCGACGGCGCGGTTGGGCGATCTACTCGGCCCTCACCGGACTCGTCTTCCTGGCCGGCTTCGTCCTCGCCGGGGTCGGCTTCGCGCAGAGCGCCGGCCTGGTCGACCTCGCCGGGCTCTACCAGCGGGTCGCCATCGTCGCCGGCCTGCTCTGGCTGACCCTGCTCGCCGTCCACCTGCGCCGCCAGGTGTCCGGAGCACCCCCGCGGCGCTGA
- a CDS encoding phosphodiester glycosidase family protein gives MTVSTPGRSALRRAGALAAAAALAAVTLGVAPGAHAAEAAGAALPLGDTDLTEVRTSSTLATGVTLTRIVRGTEPAPADQINTTTRGPWVVNVLTIDPRQAKGHLKATYGPNLSQVEKTTELVRASGALAGVNASFFTFTASQQYPGDPVGLGLFGGKLLSEPTTDAAEVNFLVDANTNRATAGKLTWSGSVRNRQTGATLPLEFVNHPPVVPAECAAVSDQTQCGVPGDVTRFTPEFAAATPSGAGVEVVLDRLGCVVRTSTSRGTALAAGQTSLQATGRDATALLAVVSGGCVDNRSTLVDAEGRRFPVRPGLFGVNGRYRLTANGQVVVPEGAPGDSFFARNPRTVAGTTRDGKIVLATIDGRQTTSVGTTLAETAAVAQALGLRDAVNLDGGGSTAMAVDGALVNHPSGTERAVGDALVFVPGRYRDDH, from the coding sequence ATGACTGTTTCCACTCCTGGCCGGTCCGCGCTGCGCCGCGCCGGCGCGCTCGCCGCCGCTGCCGCCCTGGCCGCGGTCACCCTCGGTGTCGCACCGGGGGCCCACGCCGCCGAGGCCGCCGGCGCCGCCCTGCCGCTCGGCGACACCGACCTGACCGAGGTGCGCACCAGCAGCACGCTGGCCACCGGCGTCACCCTCACCCGGATCGTGCGCGGCACCGAGCCGGCGCCGGCCGACCAGATCAACACCACCACCCGTGGTCCGTGGGTGGTCAACGTCCTGACCATCGACCCGCGCCAGGCGAAGGGCCACCTGAAGGCGACGTACGGCCCGAACCTCAGCCAGGTCGAGAAGACCACCGAGCTGGTACGCGCCTCCGGCGCCCTGGCCGGCGTCAACGCCTCCTTCTTCACGTTCACCGCCAGCCAGCAGTACCCGGGTGACCCGGTGGGTCTGGGCCTGTTCGGCGGGAAGCTGCTCAGCGAGCCCACCACCGACGCGGCCGAGGTGAACTTCCTCGTCGACGCCAACACCAACCGGGCGACGGCGGGCAAGTTGACGTGGTCGGGCAGCGTACGGAACCGGCAGACCGGGGCCACCCTGCCGCTGGAGTTCGTCAACCACCCGCCGGTCGTCCCCGCCGAGTGCGCCGCCGTCTCCGACCAGACCCAGTGCGGCGTGCCGGGCGACGTCACGCGGTTCACGCCGGAGTTCGCGGCTGCCACCCCGTCCGGTGCCGGTGTCGAAGTGGTGCTCGACCGGCTCGGCTGCGTGGTGCGTACGTCGACCAGCCGGGGCACCGCGCTTGCCGCCGGCCAGACCTCGCTCCAGGCGACCGGCCGGGACGCGACCGCCCTGCTGGCCGTGGTGAGTGGTGGCTGTGTGGATAACCGGTCGACCCTGGTCGACGCGGAGGGCAGGCGGTTCCCGGTGCGGCCCGGTCTGTTCGGTGTGAACGGCCGCTACCGGCTGACCGCGAACGGGCAGGTCGTCGTGCCCGAGGGTGCCCCCGGTGACAGCTTCTTCGCCCGCAACCCGCGTACGGTCGCCGGCACGACGCGGGACGGGAAGATCGTGCTCGCCACCATCGACGGCCGGCAGACCACCAGCGTCGGCACGACCCTGGCCGAGACGGCGGCCGTCGCGCAGGCGCTGGGCCTGCGCGACGCGGTGAACCTGGACGGCGGCGGCTCCACCGCCATGGCCGTCGACGGCGCCCTGGTCAACCACCCGAGCGGCACCGAGCGTGCCGTCGGCGACGCGCTCGTCTTCGTGCCCGGCCGGTACCGCGACGACCACTGA
- a CDS encoding SigE family RNA polymerase sigma factor has product MKAEDEEAFREFVAVQMPVLRRLAYVTCGDWHAAEDATATALAKLYPRWRRLERPDLYARTMVVRAAIDEKRRPWRREHSAGDGLPDVTQRDPATGVDDRLRVWAALRAISPRQRAAVVCRHYLGMSLEETARVLGWHIGTAKSQTSRGLSRLREVLTADQRDDTTKPEREKTSARA; this is encoded by the coding sequence GTGAAAGCCGAGGACGAGGAAGCCTTCCGGGAGTTCGTCGCCGTCCAGATGCCGGTGCTGCGCAGACTCGCGTACGTCACCTGCGGCGACTGGCACGCGGCGGAGGACGCGACGGCGACGGCGCTCGCGAAGCTGTACCCGCGGTGGCGGCGACTGGAGCGACCCGACCTGTACGCGAGAACCATGGTGGTCCGCGCCGCCATCGACGAGAAGCGCCGCCCCTGGCGGCGCGAACACTCGGCCGGCGACGGCCTGCCCGACGTGACGCAGCGCGACCCGGCGACGGGGGTCGACGACCGGCTGCGGGTGTGGGCGGCCCTGCGGGCCATCTCGCCACGGCAGCGCGCCGCCGTGGTGTGCCGGCACTACCTGGGGATGAGCCTGGAGGAGACGGCCCGCGTCCTCGGCTGGCACATCGGCACCGCCAAGAGCCAGACCTCCCGCGGCCTCAGCCGGCTGCGCGAGGTGCTGACCGCAGACCAGCGTGACGACACCACCAAACCAGAACGGGAGAAGACCAGTGCACGTGCCTGA